The proteins below are encoded in one region of Nitrospira sp. SG-bin1:
- a CDS encoding LysR family transcriptional regulator — protein MTLTELRYIVVVAQERHFGRAAERIFVTQPALSLAIKKLEEELGTTIFERRRNRIELTSLGEQIVHQAQRVVEEAERIKVLASQGKDQLNGRLRLGVIATVGPYILPDLVPLLNKHAPKMPLELEENLTHNLVGMVKSGKLDVIMIALPFEEPGLLTAALYDEPFLAVVPTGHPWQKKKLLDSHLLATQKVLLPHAGHCFRQQVLDACPELSRSDGEGWQGNSLETIRQMVVSGFGITVLPCSALTPKYRNKRLVAIKLADPVPGRRIGLAWRRGFTRPQVIEVIREAVHALKVPGFKMTTA, from the coding sequence ATGACGCTTACGGAATTGCGCTACATCGTAGTGGTGGCCCAGGAACGGCACTTTGGCCGCGCTGCGGAACGGATATTCGTGACTCAGCCGGCATTGAGTCTGGCCATCAAGAAACTGGAAGAGGAGTTAGGAACGACGATTTTCGAGCGGCGCCGGAACCGGATTGAACTGACCTCGCTGGGCGAGCAAATCGTCCATCAGGCTCAACGGGTGGTGGAGGAGGCGGAGCGCATTAAGGTCCTCGCCTCTCAAGGCAAAGATCAACTGAACGGGCGGCTGCGACTCGGCGTCATCGCGACCGTGGGACCGTACATCCTTCCAGACCTGGTCCCGCTTTTGAACAAGCATGCACCGAAGATGCCGTTGGAGTTGGAAGAAAACCTCACGCATAACTTAGTCGGCATGGTGAAGAGCGGAAAACTCGACGTCATCATGATCGCCCTTCCCTTTGAGGAACCCGGACTCCTGACCGCCGCCTTGTATGATGAACCGTTTCTGGCCGTAGTCCCCACCGGACACCCATGGCAAAAAAAGAAACTACTCGATTCCCACCTGTTGGCCACTCAGAAAGTCCTTCTCCCTCATGCGGGCCATTGCTTCCGCCAGCAAGTCCTCGATGCCTGTCCGGAGCTCAGTCGCTCGGATGGGGAAGGCTGGCAAGGAAACTCGTTGGAAACCATCAGACAGATGGTGGTCTCAGGTTTCGGCATCACCGTGCTGCCCTGCAGCGCCCTCACGCCGAAGTACCGGAACAAGCGCCTCGTCGCGATTAAACTGGCGGACCCGGTACCGGGTCGTCGCATCGGCCTTGCTTGGCGGCGTGGGTTCACCAGGCCCCAAGTCATTGAGGTGATCCGAGAGGCCGTCCATGCGCTGAAAGTACCGGGCTTTAAGATGACGACGGCATGA
- a CDS encoding radical SAM protein codes for MSEGTQIALVNMPFSYAKYPSIQLGTLSALLKSHGIPVDCHHLNVQFAHLIGVELHESICEKRALFGEWLFSFLLFRDNPKRPEYPRVFKPVFEQVAQESGKPVGYFEEMATRIAPQFLTWALTAINWGQYKLVGFTSTFDQNVASLTMAKLIKDLYPDVTIVFGGANFDGEMGLEHLRAFPSIDYVVIGEGEQTFLPLVRQILEGNTERASHGVAYRQDGQIRFTPNTALFSDFAKTGPPNYDDYYQLLAELGQTAQGLDRILLYEGSRGCWWGEKHHCTFCGLNAQSMKFRAKAPEQILREIADLSQRYDAVRFRLVDNIIDMGYIDDLFGKLASDHCDLDVFIEIKSNLQKRQIKTLAAGGVKCMQPGLESLSSNQLRAMDKGATPMQNIVCLKWSVYYHVTVLWNILLGFPGETNEDYQRQLDLIPSLLHLQPPEATGKFWLQRFSPYFTRPHEYGVRITGPGMAYEYVYDARQLDLNKIAYDFEYELDNWPVDPHLYQELVAAIESWQRMHKSGDRPFLYYSKAPTYVTVYDGRNPKAPTRRRYEGLAALVIEICNESAKSAEQIRTAVADRVESGDEQLKVVLNELTTTRILYEERGKYFTLAIPENPFL; via the coding sequence ATGAGCGAAGGAACACAAATCGCGCTCGTCAATATGCCCTTCAGCTACGCCAAGTATCCCTCCATTCAACTCGGCACGCTCTCCGCGCTTCTGAAGTCCCACGGAATTCCCGTCGATTGTCACCATCTGAATGTTCAATTCGCCCACTTGATCGGCGTCGAATTACACGAGAGCATTTGCGAGAAGCGGGCGCTCTTCGGCGAGTGGTTGTTCTCCTTTCTTTTATTTCGAGACAACCCTAAACGTCCTGAGTATCCACGGGTCTTCAAGCCGGTCTTTGAACAGGTGGCTCAAGAGAGCGGGAAGCCGGTCGGCTACTTCGAAGAGATGGCGACTCGGATCGCGCCGCAATTCCTCACCTGGGCCCTCACGGCCATCAATTGGGGACAGTACAAGCTCGTCGGGTTTACCTCGACGTTCGATCAAAACGTCGCGAGTCTCACGATGGCCAAGCTGATCAAGGACTTGTATCCGGACGTGACCATCGTCTTCGGCGGCGCGAATTTCGACGGCGAAATGGGGCTGGAACATCTGAGGGCCTTTCCCTCTATCGATTACGTTGTGATCGGGGAAGGCGAACAAACCTTTCTCCCGTTAGTCCGCCAGATTCTGGAAGGCAACACAGAGCGCGCTTCTCACGGCGTAGCATACCGACAAGACGGCCAGATCCGGTTCACACCGAATACGGCGCTCTTTTCCGACTTTGCAAAGACCGGCCCGCCGAATTATGACGACTACTACCAGCTGCTTGCGGAGCTCGGACAGACGGCCCAAGGGCTGGATCGCATTCTCTTGTATGAAGGTTCACGCGGCTGTTGGTGGGGAGAGAAACATCACTGTACATTCTGTGGTCTCAATGCGCAGAGCATGAAGTTCCGGGCAAAGGCACCTGAGCAGATCTTGAGAGAGATCGCCGACCTCTCCCAGCGCTACGATGCCGTCCGATTTCGATTGGTCGATAACATCATCGATATGGGCTATATCGACGACCTCTTCGGCAAACTTGCCTCGGACCATTGCGATCTGGATGTATTCATTGAAATAAAGAGCAATCTGCAGAAGCGTCAAATCAAGACCTTGGCCGCCGGTGGCGTGAAATGCATGCAGCCTGGGCTGGAAAGCCTCAGCTCGAATCAGCTGCGCGCGATGGACAAGGGCGCCACGCCGATGCAGAACATTGTCTGCCTCAAGTGGAGCGTCTATTACCATGTCACGGTGCTGTGGAATATCTTGCTGGGCTTTCCGGGAGAGACCAACGAGGATTACCAACGCCAGCTCGACCTGATTCCGTCACTGCTTCACTTACAGCCCCCGGAGGCAACAGGAAAATTTTGGCTGCAGCGCTTCAGTCCCTACTTCACCAGGCCGCATGAGTATGGGGTTCGTATCACCGGGCCAGGGATGGCCTACGAGTATGTCTACGACGCGCGGCAGCTGGACTTGAACAAGATCGCTTACGATTTCGAGTACGAACTCGATAATTGGCCGGTGGATCCACACCTGTATCAAGAACTGGTCGCTGCGATCGAAAGCTGGCAGCGAATGCATAAGTCCGGCGATCGGCCATTTCTGTATTACTCCAAAGCTCCAACCTATGTGACCGTTTACGACGGCCGCAATCCGAAGGCGCCAACTCGTCGACGATATGAAGGATTAGCCGCGTTGGTGATCGAGATCTGTAATGAGTCGGCGAAGAGCGCGGAGCAAATTCGAACAGCGGTAGCAGACCGAGTTGAATCAGGCGATGAGCAACTTAAAGTCGTCTTGAACGAACTTACCACAACACGAATCCTCTACGAAGAACGCGGCAAGTACTTCACGCTGGCTATCCCAGAGAATCCGTTCCTCTGA
- a CDS encoding 4-carboxymuconolactone decarboxylase produces MDSYYHSHDLEKFSDMGKGNKGLWEKFMAYYEAVFAEGLLTEREKALIALAVAHTVQCPYCIDAYTQASLEKGSNIEEMTEAVHVACAIRGGASLVHGVQMRNVAEKLSM; encoded by the coding sequence ATGGACTCGTATTACCATTCGCATGATCTCGAAAAGTTTTCTGACATGGGGAAAGGCAACAAGGGCCTATGGGAGAAATTCATGGCTTACTACGAGGCAGTGTTTGCGGAAGGCTTACTGACCGAGCGGGAGAAGGCCCTCATCGCCCTCGCCGTCGCCCATACCGTGCAATGCCCTTACTGCATCGACGCCTACACACAAGCGTCGCTAGAGAAAGGATCGAACATCGAGGAGATGACCGAGGCGGTCCACGTCGCCTGCGCCATTCGGGGCGGCGCATCGCTGGTACATGGCGTGCAGATGCGAAACGTGGCCGAGAAGTTGTCGATGTAA
- a CDS encoding DNA starvation/stationary phase protection protein: MRKTTRKASAVGGSGRQIDLGIAPSHREAIAEGLANVLADTYTLYLKTHNFHWNVTGPMFQTLHLMFEQQYNELALAVDLVAERIRALGHSAPGSYAQFSKLSSISEATGVPKAEDMIRQLVEGQEALVRTLRTVFPTAEKASDQVTIDLLTQRMQVHEKTAWMLRSLLE; this comes from the coding sequence ATGCGCAAAACAACCAGGAAAGCATCGGCCGTTGGCGGGAGTGGTCGTCAGATTGATCTGGGGATCGCACCGTCGCACAGAGAAGCGATCGCGGAAGGTTTGGCGAACGTGCTGGCTGATACCTATACCCTCTATCTTAAGACGCACAACTTCCACTGGAATGTGACGGGGCCGATGTTTCAGACGCTCCACCTCATGTTTGAGCAGCAATACAATGAACTCGCCCTGGCCGTCGATCTGGTTGCGGAGCGGATCAGAGCGCTGGGCCATTCCGCTCCTGGAAGTTATGCGCAATTTTCCAAGCTTTCTTCTATCTCCGAAGCCACGGGTGTCCCGAAGGCGGAAGACATGATTCGTCAGTTGGTCGAGGGGCAGGAAGCGTTGGTGCGGACCTTGCGGACCGTCTTTCCGACGGCTGAGAAAGCTTCCGATCAAGTGACGATCGATCTGCTGACTCAGCGCATGCAGGTGCACGAGAAGACGGCCTGGATGCTCCGAAGCCTATTGGAGTAG
- a CDS encoding 4a-hydroxytetrahydrobiopterin dehydratase yields MGLADNKCIPCRGGVPPVPSDRAQALLRELGRGWSLNGQGHLERLFTFPDFAKALEFVNKVGAVAEAEGHHPDLYLAWGKCKIEIWTHKINGLTESDFYLAAKADREFEPFKAGA; encoded by the coding sequence ATGGGTCTTGCAGACAACAAATGCATTCCCTGTCGCGGCGGCGTGCCGCCGGTGCCGAGTGATCGTGCCCAGGCGTTGCTCAGGGAACTGGGCCGCGGGTGGTCGTTGAACGGGCAAGGGCATCTCGAACGGCTGTTTACTTTCCCGGATTTCGCCAAAGCGCTGGAGTTTGTAAATAAGGTGGGTGCGGTTGCCGAAGCGGAGGGGCATCATCCTGATTTGTATCTGGCCTGGGGCAAGTGCAAGATCGAAATTTGGACGCACAAAATCAACGGCTTGACCGAGAGCGACTTTTATCTTGCTGCCAAGGCGGATCGGGAGTTTGAGCCATTCAAGGCCGGCGCCTAG
- a CDS encoding chromosome partitioning protein ParB, with translation MAEKKSKRVPPAKGARRRRKATGASTGLEAGELQAAAPPGAVAELHQAIERDGGKVLSIYREPYGGHWLVFAALPIDLVEPTPYQRNLSDTHVRKLEAVIAKIGRFLDPIVAVRIAKSDHAAKYWTPNGNHRLSAMRTQGAKGIMAIVVPEAAAAYQILALNTEKAHNLREKALEVIRMYRELAQVGDVDEDIYALEFEEPALITLGLCYEERPRFSGGAYHPVMKRVDEFLQKPLQAALPVRQQRAKTVLELDDLIVKQVEALKAKGLTSPYLKSFVVARVNPIRFRPKDAPALSFDDALDRMMQAAQKFNPDKIKMDDLAKSGGAPDEVE, from the coding sequence ATGGCTGAAAAGAAATCGAAAAGAGTCCCACCGGCTAAGGGAGCGCGGCGACGCCGAAAAGCAACCGGCGCTTCAACCGGCTTGGAAGCCGGGGAACTCCAAGCGGCTGCGCCGCCTGGCGCCGTGGCCGAGTTGCACCAGGCAATCGAACGGGATGGAGGAAAGGTCCTCTCCATCTATCGCGAACCTTACGGCGGACATTGGTTGGTCTTTGCGGCGTTGCCGATCGATCTGGTCGAGCCGACGCCCTATCAACGAAATCTTTCCGATACGCATGTCAGGAAGTTGGAAGCGGTCATCGCGAAAATCGGCAGGTTTCTGGATCCCATCGTTGCCGTACGAATCGCAAAGTCGGACCATGCGGCGAAGTATTGGACACCGAACGGCAACCATCGCCTGTCCGCCATGCGGACACAGGGGGCGAAGGGCATCATGGCAATCGTGGTTCCAGAAGCGGCGGCCGCTTATCAGATTCTTGCACTGAATACGGAGAAGGCCCATAACCTCCGTGAGAAGGCATTGGAGGTGATCCGCATGTATAGGGAATTGGCACAGGTCGGCGATGTCGACGAAGACATCTATGCCCTCGAATTTGAAGAGCCGGCATTGATCACGCTGGGGCTCTGTTATGAAGAGCGGCCTCGGTTCAGCGGTGGGGCGTACCACCCAGTCATGAAACGAGTCGACGAGTTTTTACAGAAGCCACTGCAGGCTGCCCTTCCTGTTCGTCAGCAACGCGCAAAAACCGTCCTGGAATTGGACGATCTCATCGTCAAACAAGTCGAGGCTCTCAAGGCAAAAGGGTTAACCAGTCCCTATCTCAAGAGCTTCGTCGTCGCCCGAGTGAATCCCATTCGTTTCAGGCCCAAGGATGCACCGGCATTGTCGTTCGATGACGCGCTCGATCGGATGATGCAGGCCGCGCAGAAATTCAATCCGGACAAGATCAAAATGGATGACCTGGCCAAATCAGGCGGTGCGCCGGACGAGGTTGAGTAA
- a CDS encoding inositol monophosphatase: MLQSNVSISHEPISSEILLEAAVAASRAAGTLLLQYAEAGFDIEYKNPINLVTDADRAAEQCVIDHLKAHFPIHRFLAEEQGRLEESPSPYLWIIDPLDGTTNFAHGYPTYCVSIGLEHEGRCVLGVIFDPSRNELFTASEHGGALLNGRPIHVSDTMTLDNSLLVTGFAYDIRETSRNNLDHFVKFALKAQGLRRTGSAALDLCYVAAGRFDGFWEVRLNPWDMAAGSVIVREAGGRLTDFSGKGLSIYGQELVASNGRIHEAMLAVLHQETS, from the coding sequence ATGCTACAATCGAACGTGTCAATTTCCCATGAACCAATCTCGTCTGAGATCCTTCTTGAAGCAGCAGTCGCCGCCAGCCGAGCAGCCGGGACTCTACTGCTGCAATATGCCGAAGCCGGCTTCGACATTGAGTATAAGAATCCGATCAATTTGGTTACGGATGCCGACCGCGCTGCCGAACAATGTGTCATCGACCACCTCAAAGCTCATTTTCCCATCCATCGGTTCTTGGCTGAGGAACAAGGTCGCCTGGAAGAGTCGCCATCGCCTTATTTGTGGATCATCGACCCGCTGGATGGAACAACCAATTTTGCGCATGGCTATCCAACCTACTGCGTTTCCATCGGTCTCGAGCATGAAGGACGCTGTGTGCTTGGCGTAATCTTCGACCCGTCACGAAATGAACTGTTCACGGCCAGTGAACATGGCGGCGCTCTGTTGAACGGTCGCCCCATCCATGTGTCCGATACGATGACCCTGGACAACAGCCTGTTGGTAACAGGCTTTGCCTATGACATCAGAGAAACATCGCGAAACAACCTTGATCACTTTGTGAAATTTGCCCTCAAGGCCCAGGGGCTCAGAAGAACCGGGTCCGCCGCGTTAGACCTCTGCTACGTGGCGGCAGGGCGCTTCGATGGGTTCTGGGAAGTCCGGCTCAACCCATGGGATATGGCGGCCGGGTCGGTGATCGTGCGAGAGGCGGGCGGGAGGTTGACCGATTTCAGCGGGAAAGGTTTGTCGATTTATGGGCAGGAACTCGTCGCCAGCAATGGACGAATCCACGAAGCGATGCTTGCAGTCCTCCACCAAGAGACCTCTTGA
- a CDS encoding exodeoxyribonuclease III: protein MKIATFNVNSLRKRLPIVLEWLERHQPDVLCLQETKVQDSEFPLLALAPSGYETTFRGMKSYNGVAILSRKKPEAVFHGFDDGGDLEDSRLLRVVIDGIPIVNTYVPQGFEIDSPKYAYKLAWYERLRNYFNAHLSPRVPAIWCGDMNVAPRPMDVHSPEKHLNHVCYHEAARKAYEQTVSWGFEDVFVKLYPTRQQYTFWDYRAPSSLEANKGWRIDHMMATAPLAERCVKVDVDVEPRRAKEPSDHTFLWAEFSI from the coding sequence ATGAAAATCGCCACGTTCAACGTCAATTCATTGCGCAAACGTTTGCCGATCGTGCTCGAATGGCTCGAGCGACATCAGCCGGATGTCCTGTGTCTCCAAGAGACCAAGGTCCAGGACAGCGAGTTTCCACTGCTGGCACTGGCACCCAGCGGGTATGAAACGACGTTTCGAGGGATGAAATCCTATAACGGGGTGGCGATCCTCAGTCGGAAGAAGCCGGAAGCCGTGTTCCATGGTTTCGACGATGGAGGAGACCTTGAAGACTCCCGCCTGCTGAGAGTGGTCATCGATGGAATTCCCATCGTCAATACCTACGTGCCGCAAGGGTTCGAAATCGATTCGCCGAAGTATGCTTACAAGCTCGCCTGGTACGAACGGTTACGGAACTACTTCAACGCCCACCTTTCCCCGCGAGTCCCGGCTATTTGGTGCGGCGATATGAATGTGGCTCCACGCCCCATGGACGTCCACAGTCCCGAAAAACATCTGAACCATGTCTGCTACCATGAAGCCGCGCGCAAGGCCTATGAACAGACGGTGTCCTGGGGATTTGAGGATGTGTTTGTGAAACTCTACCCGACACGTCAGCAATACACATTCTGGGACTATCGGGCGCCGAGCTCACTGGAGGCCAATAAAGGGTGGCGCATCGATCACATGATGGCCACGGCACCATTGGCTGAAAGATGTGTGAAGGTGGATGTGGACGTCGAGCCGCGGCGAGCGAAAGAGCCTTCAGACCATACGTTTTTGTGGGCCGAGTTTTCGATCTGA
- a CDS encoding polyphosphate kinase produces MKQYRVRRGAKLSLKKFDPDDTGEYKKSEQGKAKAKADTAKLIARLDGLQERLYAGAARSLLIVLQGMDTSGKDGTIKSVMSGVNPQGCKVAAFKVPSKDELAHDFLWRVHREAPPKGYIGIFNRSHYEDVLITRVHGWVPDKVAKRRFDQIKEFEELLTESGTAVIKFFLHISKDEQKERLEARIADPEKRWKWNSGDLEERKLWSEYQKAFEDVISATSTEDAPWYVVPANRKWYRNLVVADCVVNALEDMKLKTPQAAEGVDFTKLRIV; encoded by the coding sequence GTGAAGCAATATCGCGTGCGGCGTGGCGCTAAACTGTCGCTCAAAAAATTCGATCCGGACGATACCGGCGAGTACAAGAAAAGCGAACAAGGGAAGGCGAAGGCCAAAGCCGACACGGCCAAGCTCATCGCCAGGCTCGATGGGCTTCAAGAGCGTTTGTATGCCGGCGCGGCACGATCTCTCCTGATCGTGCTGCAGGGCATGGACACAAGCGGAAAAGACGGAACCATTAAGAGCGTCATGTCGGGTGTGAACCCGCAAGGGTGTAAGGTGGCGGCTTTTAAAGTTCCGTCCAAGGATGAACTGGCGCACGATTTTCTGTGGCGCGTCCATCGCGAAGCGCCTCCTAAGGGATATATCGGGATCTTCAACCGATCGCACTATGAAGATGTGTTGATTACGCGGGTACATGGGTGGGTGCCCGACAAGGTCGCTAAACGCCGCTTCGATCAAATCAAAGAGTTTGAGGAGCTACTGACCGAAAGCGGGACGGCCGTGATCAAGTTTTTCCTCCATATCTCGAAAGACGAACAGAAAGAGCGGTTGGAGGCCCGCATCGCTGATCCGGAAAAACGCTGGAAATGGAATTCCGGCGATCTGGAGGAACGGAAGCTGTGGAGTGAGTATCAGAAGGCCTTCGAGGATGTCATCTCGGCAACCAGCACCGAGGACGCGCCTTGGTATGTCGTGCCGGCGAATCGAAAGTGGTACCGCAATCTCGTGGTGGCGGATTGTGTCGTGAACGCATTGGAGGACATGAAACTCAAGACGCCCCAGGCGGCGGAGGGTGTGGATTTCACCAAGCTCAGGATTGTGTAG
- a CDS encoding cytochrome-c peroxidase, with product MTRKKIFERAVLTGVWVLGMALAMPLIPMIGKQATAAESAGGSYTLPTIPGLEDPNNFVPADNPLTKEKIELGRILFFDKRLSKNNTIACASCHMAQKGFADGMPVSTGIHGLKGGRSAPVSFNRVYSTLNFWDGRAATLEAQSVGPFTNPIEHGFASYDEMNAKMMKIPGYRKLFKQVFGDENITTERVGMAIASFQRTVLSGNSAVDKFDIGGDENALNDSAKRGLELFRGKARCTRCHSGFNFTDEKFHNLGIGWDTNTVDLGRYMVTNNAEDIGAFKTPTLREIARTAPYMHDGRFKTLEEVVKFYNQGGVKNPHQDNTIITLELTDEEQQDLVAMLKSLNGEGWQHVSPPKSFPK from the coding sequence ATGACACGAAAGAAGATATTTGAGAGGGCAGTATTGACGGGGGTATGGGTATTGGGGATGGCTCTCGCCATGCCCCTCATACCGATGATCGGCAAACAGGCGACTGCCGCCGAGTCTGCTGGAGGGTCCTATACGTTGCCGACCATTCCGGGATTGGAAGATCCGAATAATTTCGTGCCTGCTGACAATCCCCTGACGAAGGAGAAGATTGAGCTGGGGCGCATTCTGTTCTTCGATAAGCGTTTGTCAAAGAACAACACCATCGCCTGCGCAAGTTGTCATATGGCTCAAAAAGGATTCGCAGACGGCATGCCGGTGTCGACCGGTATCCATGGCCTCAAAGGTGGCCGCAGCGCGCCCGTATCGTTCAATCGGGTCTACAGCACATTGAATTTTTGGGATGGCCGGGCGGCGACATTGGAAGCTCAATCGGTCGGTCCATTTACGAATCCGATCGAGCACGGCTTTGCCAGCTACGATGAGATGAACGCAAAGATGATGAAAATCCCGGGCTACCGGAAGCTCTTCAAGCAAGTCTTCGGCGATGAGAACATCACGACGGAGAGAGTGGGCATGGCCATTGCCAGCTTTCAACGGACCGTGTTGTCGGGTAACAGCGCGGTGGACAAGTTCGATATCGGAGGAGATGAAAATGCGTTGAACGATTCAGCGAAGCGCGGTTTGGAGCTGTTTCGCGGAAAAGCCCGCTGTACCCGATGCCATTCAGGTTTCAACTTCACGGACGAAAAGTTCCACAATCTCGGTATTGGATGGGACACGAATACGGTCGATCTCGGTCGGTACATGGTCACCAATAACGCGGAGGATATCGGAGCGTTCAAGACTCCGACGTTACGGGAAATCGCTCGTACTGCGCCATATATGCATGACGGACGATTCAAGACCTTGGAAGAGGTCGTGAAGTTCTACAATCAAGGAGGGGTCAAGAATCCCCACCAAGATAACACGATCATTACATTGGAACTGACGGATGAGGAGCAACAAGATTTGGTGGCCATGCTCAAATCGCTCAATGGAGAAGGATGGCAGCATGTTTCCCCACCGAAGTCGTTTCCGAAGTAA
- a CDS encoding sugar ABC transporter ATP-binding protein translates to MAWVHADRIVVEFPMYRVEHQSFKQRLLQSATGGRIGRRGDVTVVRALDEVSFRLGSGDRLGLWGHNGSGKTTLLRAIAGVYPPIAGRLEVRGRVASLIDLNLGMEGDASGMENIRMRGVLLGLSRRQADRLLNEVAEFTELGEFLSMPVRTYSTGMQMRLGFAMSTAVDADIVLMDEWLSVGDVDFQKRAQDRLANFLARSKILVMASHSEQLLKDMCTRIIHLDHGRIQQSWEQPPLHGFDRDLPEP, encoded by the coding sequence ATGGCTTGGGTGCATGCAGATCGGATCGTCGTCGAGTTTCCGATGTATCGTGTCGAGCATCAATCATTCAAGCAGCGACTGCTGCAGTCCGCCACCGGCGGCCGCATCGGCCGCCGTGGCGATGTGACGGTCGTGCGCGCGTTGGACGAGGTGTCATTCCGACTTGGATCAGGAGACCGATTGGGTTTATGGGGCCACAACGGCTCCGGGAAAACCACCCTCCTCCGAGCGATCGCGGGAGTCTATCCTCCGATCGCCGGGCGTCTAGAAGTGAGAGGCCGTGTTGCCTCATTGATCGACCTGAATCTCGGTATGGAAGGCGACGCCAGCGGTATGGAGAATATTCGAATGCGCGGCGTGCTGTTGGGTTTGTCGCGTCGCCAAGCGGATCGCCTTCTCAACGAAGTGGCGGAATTTACCGAGCTGGGCGAGTTTTTATCCATGCCCGTGCGGACCTATTCAACCGGCATGCAGATGCGATTGGGGTTTGCGATGTCGACGGCGGTGGATGCCGACATTGTATTGATGGATGAATGGTTGTCGGTCGGAGACGTGGATTTTCAGAAGCGGGCGCAGGATCGCCTGGCGAATTTCCTGGCGCGGTCGAAAATTCTCGTGATGGCCTCCCACTCGGAGCAGTTGCTGAAGGATATGTGTACCCGCATCATCCACTTGGACCATGGGCGGATTCAACAGAGCTGGGAGCAGCCGCCGCTGCACGGTTTCGATCGGGATTTGCCGGAGCCATGA